The sequence below is a genomic window from Mytilus edulis chromosome 2, xbMytEdul2.2, whole genome shotgun sequence.
ATCCTTTCAATGGGACAGTTCATTGTCCAACACTGCAGGTAAAGCTACTCACACTGGGGAAATGTTTTACTTCCTTTATAATAAGTGAAAACTATATAAATGACAAATACTCATTAATCAGGTTACTTTAGTGTTGTAAGTTTATTTATGTCATTACCATAATGTAAATCAGGCTTTTAAAGGACAAACAAAAATACCGAAGTTGTTCAAAGAAAGTATagataatggaaaaaaaaactatttatgtctctttttgaaatacaaatagaaataaggatgttcttaaaattcaaattaaatgatttacaaatcaaaatatattacaTGAGGAATTAAAGATGGccatacctatatatatatatgtataatggaGAGGTATATGTTATCAACACAAGAAAGCACTTTTGTCATACTAAAGACATTATCACAATACTAAGACGGAAGAATGATATACCGGTACGATAAATACTCCTGTTTAACAGAAATCTACTATAAATAATTACTATAATATATCTATCTTCaattaaaacaatcaataaataatttaatcTAATAACAATTAATtactttaaattaatttaaattactttgtatttacaaataaatataacttcactggtcacatgacaaaatatataacaCTAAAATCCCTTTTATAGCGCATTTAAAAACATACTCAATTTCTTTGTTAATATTTGATCAGTTCAATATTAATCTTCAAGAAGATTAAAACATTTGATCATTTTTAGGCATAATTTAACATGCATCATTAAAGGTAAAGCTCTCATAATTGAATAAATCCATATTAATATAATTCACAATTTAAAAGATGCtcatttctttatatttcatTCCTAAAATTATTCAGGAATTTAATGCTATTAATGTACTGAAACAATTTTTCTCAAAcataaaaattatgaattatcaGTGACAAGATGCTAAAAACAGTTCCCAGGAAAATCAATATATTCAAGGAGAAACCAAATTATTCAACTCCTAAAATTTATAGAAATAGTCATCAATAAATATATTACCCTCAAATGAGCCATAAGGTCATAAAAGTAAAATTTctcattttaaacaaaataaatatcatttactTAAATATTGGCAAATGTTTCACTGGGTGACAAATTATTTGTTGTAAAAGAATGTTTTAAGCTAAATAAAGCAATATATCATTAATATGTAAAGTTAAAATGAGACAGAATGACTTATgtatgattaaatataaatatgcatataataatggaatgtaaaaataaaatggaatgaCTGTTGCCATGTAAAACAAATGGACGGGAGACATATATATTACTCTGGATGGAATCATAACTGAATGGACGGACATAAGTCATTGCACAATTTCTTGACCAAGAATAAATTACTTTTCTCTCTCATCAATCAAACTCATTCACACAGAAAATCTAATGCTTTTCTCACTATGTAATACTGTTTCTATGGTAACGCCAATAATAACTGCTACCTAGGTGTTTCAAAATGTCTACTGTTGGTAATTTCTGTTCTGATTGGTCCAAGTGGAGGAGTTCTTTCCCTTGTACTTGGAGAGACATTATAATATCCACACTGCTTCAGTACACTTTCAATCATATATTGCATCTGTTCATAGGTGACACCACCGTCTCTGTTGTCAGGATCACACTGATTTGtttctaaaatatataaacatattattaATTAAGTATTCATTGTCTTCATTCTCTTTTACAGAAAGTGTTGAGTCTGTTTTATGGCACTAAAATTGGTCATAATGCCATGAAGTTTAATTAGATGATAgatatatatcttattttatcttagggttaactattttttttaagaaaggtTTGAAGAGTTTAATTATAAAGTTGTAAGGGGAGTAACTGAAATATTTCAAAGTCatcaatttaaaatatgaaaattatatgtgaaataaaatcaatcaatgtctttctatgttgtgatactATTGTTTtgggtaagggtgaaggttgttacctattaaaacgtttaatcttGCTGCATTTCTTTGCACCTGTCGGatgttaagtggttgtcgtttgtagatGTGGTTCATAAATTTTTCTcaattctagttttttttttatagattacactgttgattttcctgtttgaatggttttacactattaaatTTTTGCGGCCCTTTAaagctgttcagtgtgagccaatggtccttgttgaagacagtaccttgacttataatggtgtacttttacaaatagtgacttggatggaaagttgtctcattggcattcataccacatcttcttatatctatgaatgTTATATTATTTCCCTTTGTTTAAAGGATATTGGTAATATACAAACCTAATCTATCTATTCCTCTTGTTTCTCCATCAGACATATTTTCTTTGTCCTGTGAACTGGTAGAACTAGAACGACTTCCACTGTCTACTGGCCCTAAGTTTAAATCAATTACCTCCCTTGAGCCACACATCAactaaaacatcaaataaaatcatataacaaatattttcctGAAGTCTTCTGATTATATATCTTTTCATGTAAAATGCATTTATGTATTTACTTCAAAATGTTCCGTACAATGGCTTGAAACAAGATTCTGTCCTAATATGATGGTATTCTGCTTGCCCCACTTGATCAAATTTAGATCAAATAGATTTTTTGAGTTATTAGTTTCATTGTTGTTATACAACAATTCAGAGTATGGTCCTTAGGTCTATTCTATTATATCAACTCTAAATAactaactatataaatagaacttTAGTACCACTTATGCAATATTTAAATCAGCTTACTGCACAATGATCAAACTTATAGCAGCTAGTTTTGTAGGCCTGCACAATGATCAAACTTATATCAGCTAGTTTTGTAGGCCTGCACAATGATCATGCATATTTTAGTGATAAGAGATTTACTGATAATAAGAAAGCCAATAATttttcaaaactaaaagaaaGAACTGCTTCCAGAGTTCATACAGAATCTGTTTTGTGCGTTCATATCAGAGTGAATTTCTTTCAAGTTGTCTCTTAATCTAAAACTTATTATGTAATTTTATTCTAGTTTGTATTGTTCATTACCATTTAAACTGTCTTAAATatttatcaagtttaaaaaaaaaaatataaaaactaaaattaaatttaagaagCATCTTACCTTTTTTAATTCACTTTTCAAATTAAAGGTTGTACTATGAGAGGCAAACAATGCTCTCTTAAATCGTTCAATCATTCTCCTCTTCGTGTGGGGTCTCAATGTAGGGGGTAACTGAGTTATATATAGTATCTTATGAAGCTGATGCAACATCTGTAGTATTGGGTCACTTATTTGTCGAACACGTCTCTGTGAAATGGTCAATGTTGGAGTATTAGCACTGTTTGGACGTTTAACTTTTTTCTTACTAGAACGTACAACATTGACTGTTGGACTACTGTTTGAGCGATGGTACTTTTTAAGTGATAATCCCTGAAGATGACCATTGACCAGAGGATCAAGAGAAACAGTTGTGCTTGTGGTTGTACTGTTATTAGGTGATGGGTCACCAGAACTAAGTCCTGAATCACGACTACTTTTCCACGGAATATCTAAGTTCAAAGGTGTTATTGAAGATTTGGATTTCTTTAATTTCCCTCCATGAAATACTTTAGGAGATCTTGGTGGTTTAGGAAGTTGGTGAGTGACATATAGACTTGAGCGATCAAGGGATCGCTGACTACCAGCACTATTTTCTCGACTGTCATTTTCACTACTGTTATAACTGTCATCATCATCACTTGTCCAGCCTGAAACTAAAATACCCAAGTTATTAGTAAAATTATAAACATGCTCTAATAAGAGAGAAACATTTCAAAAAGATTAAATCAATCAACATCCGACATGGATGGATTGATTAATATTTAACATCCAGTGAAAAATACTTAATGAATATCATGAAGAGTACATTttaatgtgatatgaatatgaatTCTGCTTTGTGCTAGACCAAATCACTGAATCAACTTtaacatattgtgacttggaaggagaaatgtctcattggcactcaaaccacaacttcttatatctattttatcaTGCTGTTTCACAAGATTTCCAAAAATACTTGTCATCCGACCCATTATTCTGACTACACACCATTCTCTGTTCTATCTGCTATTAGCATTATGTGCTGCAAATATCAATCTTAAAATGGTTTAACAAACCAGAGATTGAACACTGTACAGCCTGCACTCAAGACGTCACCAAGGAGTTCAATATTGTAgttgtcttttggttatttgtgtaGTTAATTTGCTGCCTTATTGAGACGTACCAAACATCCTTTTTCAATCAAAGGAGAAGACCCAATATAGAATTACTATTGACTATACCTATACGTCTAACTTTCATACCTCTTTCATTATCATCAAGATCTTGATTAAGTTGTGAGTTACATCCAGAATTCCTCAGTAATTCAATATCAACAAAAGCTGGATCTAATATTTCAGCATCTTTTAAGTCTGAGGCTCCACCACTTCCTGCTAAGTTGGCCAGACGGTGGTAACGTTCTTGTGACAAAACAAATAATCTGTGATAGTTCTGCATATTCTGGTTAGCTTCAAAATAATGCCtaaaaagagagaaaatcaaaaatgatttgaaattattttttccaaATTCCATAAGGTCTTGAATACTAaaatattcttgttttttatgCTGTTCGAAAAAAGAACAGATTGACTGCTTATACTGTTCAGTGGCAAATCAAATGCATTTTCGTGTTGAAAACATGAATGTAAAATGTGTTTTGCACTTAACTAACACACTGAGTCAAAATTTTTACGAATCAGTTCACATTAAACTAAAACTGAGCCACTGAGATGGTTTAGATAAAAGGTATATTGGGAATATTGTATATTGTACcaatcttcaatttttaaatttctttttaacactTTGACAATAACAGGGATCCAGAGCACCAATACTTTTATCATGGCCtatcaaacaaatataaaattttatttgttcCTTTTTTATATCGGAAATCTAAATTAATCAACTACATGGTGACCTGATTTTCTGCTGTTAACAAACACAATAATACAACTAACACTTGACTACTTATTGTCTTTCTTTATTTTGTCTCCATGTCAACTctaaaacatgttttataattatgttttatttgactgTACCTTTGAGCTTTGTGCCTCTCTTTTTCTAACTTTTTCTCCATAGTGGATTGTTGTGTGGCCATGCTATCTATATGTACCATCAGTTTATCAGCCATAGTGCTAGCTACTTCAACAATATCTGGACGTTTCTCTGGGGACTCACAAATACAACTAAAACAAGAGTTAAATTGATACATATAATCATAACAACTTTTTCATgtgaaatattttcaataaaatttagaatccccccaatcttttttatttaaatttttatattagaTTGAGAAATCTTGCAGTAGTCATTGAAAAAGTGATACATCAGAAGATATCATATCCAGTAAATTACCCGTAATCAATGTGAATATGTACAACTTACGTTTTAGCCACATTAATTAGCCTATCTGTATAAGTTCCTGAGGGAATTGGGTCATAAGATGCTGAACATatctgtaaataataaatatagtaaTTTCTTAATATCCctttatcaattaaaattatataatttgaaaactactacaatatatatgttaaagggccagctgaagctggattttctcactgcattgaagactcattggtggcctttggctgttttctgcttttggtcacattgttgtctctttgaaacattcctcATTTCAATTTTATAGATAATTAATATATACTTAAACattaattgaaaatgaaaacaagGGAAAAAATTCATTTtagtaatgtaaaaaaagtaaCATTCATGTAGAAATGTACCATCAAAATTCTATCacttaaatattataaatatatttcaaaacccTCTTCCTTAGGCTTAACATATACATTTACTAAGTGACATGTAATGGTGACTGGCCATAGCATATGAAACACTAAAAACATCTTGGTAACCATGAAAACATGTAAACTAACCTTAGTAACTAATGACAACATGTTATCACTATAGAATGGAGGCTTTAACATACACATCTGATACAGAATACATCCTAAAGCCCAAACATCAGCTTTCTCTCCATAAGGTTGGTTCTGCACTATTTCTGggctgaaaaaaaaatatacactttACATTGAATGAATACTTCATGTGAAAACATAGAAGAAAAAAGACCCTTCCTGAAATTCAATACAGattactttttcttttttcttttttttttggaaagtttgctatagcttgctatagcTACTTTCCTTAGGCGTCGGCCTCAACTTCCGGTGAGACAGACTATTGCAATGTTCTGCTCCAAGATAATGTAGTACTAGTGTTCGAATTCTGATTCTTGGATATTTTGAGTTGCTACTCTTTtgaaaagattacagcttgaataaaaagGTAATGAATGTTCACCGAcaattcagatgaatttaacttcattttgaaaataagtatcACAAACACTACTTTGCGGATCGGCCATTGGCTGAagagaaaatcaaaagaaatctacgcgagacagcgtttcattcatgaatatttcatgaatgaacatttcaTCGCACTATTTTTTACTATGTACGATATTTACAACTGTTTGttattgaataagtaaaagcCCGAGTGTATCGAAAGAGTCCGGTATGCGAGAACAAGTTGATATTTGACCAATTTGTCGgataattgacaagtgataatggtttgatttattttaacaatacacaggtgatagaatataaaataatcgaTAATTATATGGCTAATGTCTCACGCCAAGGATGAGTAAAGGTAAATACCGGCTTTAATAGAAAAgtgcattgtttttgtcaaactgaCATCAATCTGAAtattttgatgccaaaaatcattcaaaaacttTTAATTCCGTTATTTAAATACTAGCTGTTTCACATTCCAATGTGGATAAAAGGAGCTTCATTCGTTCAGTAAGCTCAAGTGGATCAAGCTGACAACAGAAAAACATTGTCTTAATGGCAATTAGATATATATAGTATCATAGCATCCGTATGATTTAAAAGCAACCGAGTCATCATCTACTTCTTAGAATATTATAGTTCAGTGTATCAAGACCGAGATCAAACTAAAGACAAGTGCTGTagaaattgttaaaatttaataatatttgtccATGTACCAGCAAAATGACTTTCTTAGTGCTTAacaatgcagtggcggatccggaACTTTTTATCCTCACACGTTATTCCTTGGGCAGTATGATTCTTTAAGATTGACCTATAATTAACAATGTGTCGTCATAACACAGAGGCAAtgattactagtatatcatataaatggcttaaaacaaaaatctcaaaTGTCATTGCCTCAATGGTAAATTACACAGCAGAAACTTAAATGTGTTACATGGTTATAAGCACCTCAGATCAACATTGTATGAATCTAgtttatataaactttttattcccGAGGTCATACTACTATTGTTATGCCCCCACCatattgagttttatccttgttttttcTGTAAGTATGTATGTCCCTTATTTACTTGTACGTACGTCCATACATACCAAAATtgatttctgttctcttactttagtttgcctgaaccaaattttatgaaacttatacgcaatgcttataaccacaaaacacaagtcaagtttgaatgttgttggcgtcacttttaccattctagatgtAAAGGGGTAAAATTTTCAGTATACCctatcaagtatatatatacCCTTATATATAAGTTTGACTTGTAGCTTTCTTCGGTTATACGTTTATCAGGTGAACGTAAAAATCGGTCTTTAGATTTAGAAGTAtagatatataaaataagaatgtgtccatagttatgatagtacacagatgcccaatccgcactatcattttctatgttcagtggaccgtgaaaatggagtaaaaatctaattttgcattagaaagattatatcataggaaacatgtgtactaaatttcaagtttattggacttcaacttcatcaaaactaccctgacaaaaactgtaacctgaatggaacagacggacagacgaatgaacggatgcacagaccagaaaacataatgcccataaatggggcataaaaagtgatTTTTGGAAATTGCTGGcgagacaatggtttagtttgaaaaatcaaaactgtgattaaatacatatttgaaataatgcACGTCTAtaacctatttgaaataatacacacaTACAGTTGtaaactttccagaggtgctatccagcatATTTTCATGATTGTAGTTACTATATATTACATGCACCATATAACATCAATAAATTGTCTCTACTTATTGCCAAAACAAATTAAATCATTGGATAAATCCCATTTATTACCATTATTCCTTTCCTATTTAACTTCTACTTACCACCAATAAACAATAGTTCCCACTACTGAAGTCATTTTACTACAATCACTTCTCTTCTGTTTGGCCAATCCAAAGTCAGCTGAAATACACAATGTAGGATTTCCATGGTCATGTTGCAAGTAGAAttgtaaaatacataaaatagttTTCTGTCATAATGTTTCTTTACAGTCAATCCTATATCCTATCTCACTTAGATAGATGGAATACAAATAATATGTATAAACAGTCTAACATAGATAGATATAAAATTTCTGTATAAACTCAATTTCACACTCATACAAAAAAGTGTTCacgtagaaaaaataaataattacagaATAAGACTTAATAAgtgttataactttttttatcgtAATGAATATTGTAACAAGAAAAATTCAATAATCAGCATAAAACCTAGCTACTGCCTTAAATGTAGTGGTATTTTATATCCATCTAACAgattgagtgtaaattcacaagCCTCAAACAACCCAATACTAAAGTTTCTCATTTCAGATCAAATCATAAATTGAGTTGCTTCCCTTTGTCCAGTTGGAAATTCATTTAGAAGAGTGCAGGATAATTCATCTTTCCAACTTCAATCAAATAATGTATGACCAAAAGGATCTTTTTGTAAGCCCAGACTTCTTATAAATAACTTACTAATTGTAACTTTGTCATTTTCTCCTAACATGATATTTTTTGGAGCCAAATCTCTGTGTAAAATTCCCTTTTCTTTGTGCAGGTATCTCAGTGCAAGCACCATCTGAAAGTTCAAGAGAAGAACATATTTTAAATCATTGAGAATAAAGAAGCACAAGAACAGTTAACTACTTAATTTCACAGTTGTCTTTTTACACAACTCTAAAATCTAATGAGTTGTGTTGACtacatgattattattttttttatgatagtcAATGCTCagggaaatttattttctgcagcaAAGTTTAAAGAGTGATTCAATACTGATAGTTCCCTCATTCAGGTCTATGGTTTGCAAAAGGACAGGAAGCATGATAAACTTTGTAGTGGAAACCATTTATTAACTCTTGacactgaaaaacaaaagtgtattGAAACAACTAAAAACCAAAAAGCTGTATTATAACAGTTTACAAGAACGtaagaaattatgaaaaattgcaGATATATACATGTTAGCTTGTTCACACTGTGactttgatgaagaaaaaaacattcataTTATAACACTTTAAATGATTTAGTAACAATGGTATGTTTTATTACCATACATTCTAATATTGACAGATTTTATGAGAATATTCTTATAAAGACACTAACCTGCATGAGTATCTTCCAAATTCTATCTTCAGCAAATTGTTCATTCTTATCCTTCAGATTGTTGAGGTGTTCCTCTAACGGAACACCATCGATCAACTCCATTACAATGTATAACTTTTGACCTGAAAAGATAGATAATTAATATAGTGTTGTAAGTTTATGCAACAAATcttatttcttttcaattttcatttcttaCATTTTCTCTATTTTGCTGATTGACCTGTGTCTAATGATATTTTGTAAAGCTAATTATAGTTCATCATGTTCAAAGCAAGGTGCCTGTTAGCCACTGGTTTTTGATGTTATCTACCTGTACATTTTTGTTTGATTGGTGACCTGTAAATGTAACATTTTGTCTTTTTGATGACTGAGTGTTTAGTAATAGATGTGTTTTGTGTGATCATGTAGTCTTCAGATATTAGTTAGATGGCTACATAACTTACTCTCAACAAAGGTCTTGAGGAACCTGACCACGTTGGGATGTTTCATCTGCTCTTTAATGATAGCTATTTCATTCATAATTTCACCAACACTTTGGTCTATCTCTAGACTGTTCTTACCAAAGGATGG
It includes:
- the LOC139513890 gene encoding serine/threonine-protein kinase Nek10-like isoform X1 produces the protein MPTSERQTSPEQEGKNLNNLLHLINTPASKQQLPSIELSSSPLTKQTPWPLPQPKSGAHQLQSTESVALEKFRSRYQSERNFSQHPQSTKFSEVFTALIKYRLCCEEWIIQAPPKNIFLLLSCLRILMRDLTYQKQFYQLNGLKSLSDHFQKATQSYLRYGESPYIVDILKEMSNIIQKISAIGEQREWLIEYEAHNSLVLLLHASDVIVLHCSLYALIGLAQSSKPRQEIGMLNCIEILLIIVQEYDNLSKKLAAKLLQFMCQDPLSRDSVMIHDGIPILLSQLHSDNVNLLWHVVWCLAQLCEDPVASKEIRQIGGIPLLLSLLHDRTFVTERMENSEGPASAGAHGRTPVVDDAIWETILTKPRGMSKSEELMEIQYSLKSASCAALMELVLNDANGQHIILANGLYYLGLLILPPCKQCVGKERKWAKNLQRNAFRALRFTFSMERNRRLFKRLFPPDLFDMFISVGHYIKDLSAYKTLVEKINSYRADIVDDIKTNIMETNHNRTPNRYIGDYAVFELLGSGAFGSVFKVKKQVAGQQFLALKEINIDNPSFGKNSLEIDQSVGEIMNEIAIIKEQMKHPNVVRFLKTFVESQKLYIVMELIDGVPLEEHLNNLKDKNEQFAEDRIWKILMQMVLALRYLHKEKGILHRDLAPKNIMLGENDKVTITDFGLAKQKRSDCSKMTSVVGTIVYWCPEIVQNQPYGEKADVWALGCILYQMCMLKPPFYSDNMLSLVTKICSASYDPIPSGTYTDRLINVAKTCICESPEKRPDIVEVASTMADKLMVHIDSMATQQSTMEKKLEKERHKAQRHYFEANQNMQNYHRLFVLSQERYHRLANLAGSGGASDLKDAEILDPAFVDIELLRNSGCNSQLNQDLDDNERVSGWTSDDDDSYNSSENDSRENSAGSQRSLDRSSLYVTHQLPKPPRSPKVFHGGKLKKSKSSITPLNLDIPWKSSRDSGLSSGDPSPNNSTTTSTTVSLDPLVNGHLQGLSLKKYHRSNSSPTVNVVRSSKKKVKRPNSANTPTLTISQRRVRQISDPILQMLHQLHKILYITQLPPTLRPHTKRRMIERFKRALFASHSTTFNLKSELKKLMCGSREVIDLNLGPVDSGSRSSSTSSQDKENMSDGETRGIDRLETNQCDPDNRDGGVTYEQMQYMIESVLKQCGYYNVSPSTRERTPPLGPIRTEITNSRHFETPR
- the LOC139513890 gene encoding serine/threonine-protein kinase Nek10-like isoform X2 yields the protein MPTSERQTSPEQEGKNLNNLLHLINTPASKQQLPSIELSSSPLTKQTPWPLPQPKSGAHQLQSTESVALEKFRSRYQSERNFSQHPQSTKFSEVFTALIKYRLCCEEWIIQAPPKNIFLLLSCLRILMRDLTYQKQFYQLNGLKSLSDHFQKATQSYLRYGESPYIVDILKEMSNIIQKISAIGEQREWLIEYEAHNSLVLLLHASDVIVLHCSLYALIGLAQSSKPRQEIGMLNCIEILLIIVQEYDNLSKKLAAKLLQFMCQDPLSRDSVMIHDGIPILLSQLHSDNVNLLWHVVWCLAQLCEDPVASKEIRQIGGIPLLLSLLHDRTFVTERMENSEGPASAGAHGRTPVVDDSEELMEIQYSLKSASCAALMELVLNDANGQHIILANGLYYLGLLILPPCKQCVGKERKWAKNLQRNAFRALRFTFSMERNRRLFKRLFPPDLFDMFISVGHYIKDLSAYKTLVEKINSYRADIVDDIKTNIMETNHNRTPNRYIGDYAVFELLGSGAFGSVFKVKKQVAGQQFLALKEINIDNPSFGKNSLEIDQSVGEIMNEIAIIKEQMKHPNVVRFLKTFVESQKLYIVMELIDGVPLEEHLNNLKDKNEQFAEDRIWKILMQMVLALRYLHKEKGILHRDLAPKNIMLGENDKVTITDFGLAKQKRSDCSKMTSVVGTIVYWCPEIVQNQPYGEKADVWALGCILYQMCMLKPPFYSDNMLSLVTKICSASYDPIPSGTYTDRLINVAKTCICESPEKRPDIVEVASTMADKLMVHIDSMATQQSTMEKKLEKERHKAQRHYFEANQNMQNYHRLFVLSQERYHRLANLAGSGGASDLKDAEILDPAFVDIELLRNSGCNSQLNQDLDDNERVSGWTSDDDDSYNSSENDSRENSAGSQRSLDRSSLYVTHQLPKPPRSPKVFHGGKLKKSKSSITPLNLDIPWKSSRDSGLSSGDPSPNNSTTTSTTVSLDPLVNGHLQGLSLKKYHRSNSSPTVNVVRSSKKKVKRPNSANTPTLTISQRRVRQISDPILQMLHQLHKILYITQLPPTLRPHTKRRMIERFKRALFASHSTTFNLKSELKKLMCGSREVIDLNLGPVDSGSRSSSTSSQDKENMSDGETRGIDRLETNQCDPDNRDGGVTYEQMQYMIESVLKQCGYYNVSPSTRERTPPLGPIRTEITNSRHFETPR
- the LOC139513890 gene encoding serine/threonine-protein kinase Nek10-like isoform X3; protein product: MSNIIQKISAIGEQREWLIEYEAHNSLVLLLHASDVIVLHCSLYALIGLAQSSKPRQEIGMLNCIEILLIIVQEYDNLSKKLAAKLLQFMCQDPLSRDSVMIHDGIPILLSQLHSDNVNLLWHVVWCLAQLCEDPVASKEIRQIGGIPLLLSLLHDRTFVTERMENSEGPASAGAHGRTPVVDDAIWETILTKPRGMSKSEELMEIQYSLKSASCAALMELVLNDANGQHIILANGLYYLGLLILPPCKQCVGKERKWAKNLQRNAFRALRFTFSMERNRRLFKRLFPPDLFDMFISVGHYIKDLSAYKTLVEKINSYRADIVDDIKTNIMETNHNRTPNRYIGDYAVFELLGSGAFGSVFKVKKQVAGQQFLALKEINIDNPSFGKNSLEIDQSVGEIMNEIAIIKEQMKHPNVVRFLKTFVESQKLYIVMELIDGVPLEEHLNNLKDKNEQFAEDRIWKILMQMVLALRYLHKEKGILHRDLAPKNIMLGENDKVTITDFGLAKQKRSDCSKMTSVVGTIVYWCPEIVQNQPYGEKADVWALGCILYQMCMLKPPFYSDNMLSLVTKICSASYDPIPSGTYTDRLINVAKTCICESPEKRPDIVEVASTMADKLMVHIDSMATQQSTMEKKLEKERHKAQRHYFEANQNMQNYHRLFVLSQERYHRLANLAGSGGASDLKDAEILDPAFVDIELLRNSGCNSQLNQDLDDNERVSGWTSDDDDSYNSSENDSRENSAGSQRSLDRSSLYVTHQLPKPPRSPKVFHGGKLKKSKSSITPLNLDIPWKSSRDSGLSSGDPSPNNSTTTSTTVSLDPLVNGHLQGLSLKKYHRSNSSPTVNVVRSSKKKVKRPNSANTPTLTISQRRVRQISDPILQMLHQLHKILYITQLPPTLRPHTKRRMIERFKRALFASHSTTFNLKSELKKLMCGSREVIDLNLGPVDSGSRSSSTSSQDKENMSDGETRGIDRLETNQCDPDNRDGGVTYEQMQYMIESVLKQCGYYNVSPSTRERTPPLGPIRTEITNSRHFETPR